One Cryptosporidium parvum Iowa II chromosome 5, whole genome shotgun sequence DNA segment encodes these proteins:
- a CDS encoding hypothetical protein (plasmodium conserved protein): MNLLNIIKGYFIISFFYILKNTKCEPIPLMYQELTSRFGEHLKTNTNKEPQIDTYKINNVCDDPNNKLEFLIQHVPLVHEGYINLLCKCMMIESEGVPDLNGSQLRGLNCTSENNLINSNFDFEYDEDLKKLKIDPKLIQSFKKDYIEQSLKLQVISSINTDDQEEFCKVTMIGFKNNLVFFPKLDTEHYSLIELGTSFCHYLGKRKNIFFQHPSPVTEILEGDIFQDEFYFYPGYNQIEEFDKASKYFNEKDLFEWESSEVNNDFDNQDVKKQDKLYEDDNDDEDDYYENKYHFMFEPFLRFSYIANKPYPRVFIKSNVPYTKSITALDRSIKNNYYSVAGRWQLSITPGYSRINQENSILSILGSKFHSIKREKYVYDKLKDIAFRWRKLTFSDYHNEFRGCSVGRKNSIPRFRDSFKVFDSTNISFKRYPSNLQFETVFEVMNSFSMLSDQFNNDKNHCSYYGNIRECLRLIRSRIRDKSINFVLGHLLINLIYETWITWGSEIWHISSLFNIEKIFLNYSNNDYDKYDPINSLLTRLFNVQPLVDDKNLDIISVLKNNLINDNLDTCSLEMDIFQFGILSINPILIDKFWNLFSTSYCAISSDSAFITWIANKYSLKLYNKEIKNDDQLKENQHQLKNENSNNKKLKSWLTNPLPTYFDEIDPEIEVDIDNEVNEEISLPEIFEYNELLEIYTKNDPGDEKENSINRKKFFNSNYFSKKNRSKWISFIVRNVPFRDSTKKSLEFKCGIGSWPYKGGEYSWMGQYLCEVIFLSSNFYYKGFDFSTYNNYYIKDNNKEMNVHSKYGIASKDDMNEPYLKKLNRNRMIGIEFETSYPHRCGIGYLGNESMKTLTPVKGNHLLKISLGFCILNGFKLQWLSDDSFNIYTEMLYKYSQTLENGLTYYERNGFELSGSVQQRVFSNSTCSGIILNDKAIIDGELSKYSFKSQTMECQISFDPIIVTDGIKKNELLYMRDKYFNLLYNLRFGCEHMESKNKGNIGIDNHCLNFYPLLEKVKLDSKNYKCKFELTKEWKYLNSKFPNECKIGSRIGDCHKKLRNEIKCSRKQNIGCTIDLFLTNNFIKPINIEKISIHFNQISLLLMHGINKYTKDWNKESVESIRDIISNLVSSKDLNFYLENGVNGILKDRLSLFMDEYLKYSNDDILEEAKELFSYSGIWLDTHSIPLLWRLAMFRIEDIPLFISNSDLFSRIFKNNMSSSNKSFRVKLNNNISTEDHSLRDKYEISTSIPLYCPLAIGYFWIDKFMWQMYRFPGSNLQTISPISE, translated from the coding sequence atgaatcttttgaatattattaaaggtTACTTTATTATCTCATTCTTTTACATCttaaaaaatacaaaatgcGAACCTATTCCATTAATGTATCAAGAATTAACCTCGAGGTTTGGAGAACATTTAAAAactaatacaaataaagaaCCTCAAATTGATActtataaaattaataatgtttgTGATGACCCAAACAATAAGTTAGAATTTCTTATTCAACATGTACCATTGGTTCATGAAGGTTATATTAACTTGCTATGTAAATGTATGATGATTGAAAGTGAAGGAGTACCAGATTTAAATGGTAGCCAATTAAGAGGACTCAATTGTACTTCAGAAAATAatcttattaattcaaattttgattttgaatatgaCGAAGACTTAAAAAAACTTAAGATTGATCctaaattaattcagtcatttaaaaaagattataTTGAGcaatcattaaaattacAAGTTATATCAAGTATTAATACAGATGATCAAGAAGAATTTTGTAAAGTGACTATGATCGGATTTAAGAATAACTTGGTATTTTTCCCAAAATTAGATACTGAAcattattctttaattgaacTTGGAACTTCATTCTGTCATTATTTAGGAAAACgtaaaaatatattctttcaaCATCCTTCTCCAGTTACAGAAATTTTAGAAGGAGATATTTTTCAAGATgagttttatttttatccTGGTTACAATcaaattgaagaatttgataaagCAAGTAAATACTTTAATGAGAAAGATCTTTTTGAATGGGAATCGTCAGaagttaataatgattttgataatCAAGATGTTAAAAAACAAGATAAACTTTATGAagatgataatgatgatgaagatgattattatgaaaataaatatcattttATGTTTGAACCATTCTTAAGATTTTCTTATATAGCAAATAAACCTTATCCAAGAGTATTTATCAAATCAAATGTTCCCTATACAAAATCAATTACTGCATTGGATAGatctattaaaaataattactattCAGTTGCTGGAAGATGGCAACTTTCTATTACACCTGGCTATTCTAGaattaatcaagaaaatagtattttatcaatattgGGATCTAAATTTCattcaattaaaagagaaaaatatGTTTATGATAAACTCAAAGATATTGCATTTAGATGGAgaaaattaactttttctGATTATCATAATGAATTTAGGGGTTGTTCAGTTGGAAGAAAGAATTCGATTCCAAGATTTAGAGATTCATTCAAAGTTTTTGATTCcacaaatatttcttttaaaaggTATCCATCTAATTTACAATTTGAAACTGTTTTTGAAGTCatgaattcattttcaatgtTATCTgatcaatttaataatgataaaaatcATTGCTCATATTATGGAAATATAAGAGAATGTCTTAGATTAATCAGATCTAGAATTAGagataaatcaattaattttgttcTAGGTCATttgttaattaatttaatatatgaAACTTGGATTACTTGGGGTAGTGAAATATGGCATATCTCTTCtctatttaatattgaaaagatatttttgaattattcaaataatgattatGATAAATATGATccaataaattcattattaactCGATTATTTAATGTACAACCTTTAGTTGACGATAAGAATTTGGATATTATATCagtattaaagaataatcttattaatgataatttagATACTTGTTCATTAGAAATGgatatatttcaatttggtattttatcaataaatccaatattaattgataaattctggaatttattttctacaAGTTATTGTGCGATATCTTCAGATTCTGCTTTTATTACATGGATTGCAAATAAATActcattaaaattatataataaagaaataaaaaatgatgatCAATTGAAGGAAAATCAACATCAACTTAAGAAtgaaaatagtaataacaAAAAGTTAAAATCATGGTTAACAAATCCATTACCAACatattttgatgaaataGATCCAGAAATTGAAGTAGATATTGATAATGAAgttaatgaagaaatatcATTACCcgaaatttttgaatataatgaattgTTAGAAATATATACTAAGAATGATCCAGGagatgaaaaagaaaattctattaatagaaaaaaattctttaatagtaattattttagtaaaaaaaatcgATCAAAATGGATTTCGTTTATTGTAAGAAATGTACCATTTAGAGACTCAACAAAGAAAAGCCTTGAATTTAAATGTGGTATTGGCTCTTGGCCATATAAAGGTGGAGAATATTCTTGGATGGGACAATATTTATGTgaagtaatatttttatcatcaaatttttattataaaggatttgatttttcaacttataataattactatattaaggataataataaagaaatgaaCGTACATAGTAAATATGGAATAGCTAGCAAAGATGATATGAATGAACCATATTTAAAGAAGTTAAACAGAAATAGAATGATTGGTATAGAATTTGAAACATCATATCCACATAGATGTGGAATAGGTTATTTAGGGAATGAGTCAATGAAAACATTAACACCAGTGAAAGGaaatcatttattaaagatatcATTAGGATTTTGTATTTTGAATGGATTTAAATTACAATGGTTAAGTGATgattcatttaatatttatacaGAGAtgttatataaatatagtCAAACATTAGAGAATGGATTAACATATTATGAAAGAAATGGATTTGAATTATCAGGTTCAGTTCAACAGAGAGTATTTTCAAATAGTACATGTTCTggtataatattaaatgataaagCAATAATTGATGGagaattatcaaaatataGTTTTAAAAGTCAAACAATGGAATGCCAGATATCTTTTGATCCAATAATAGTAACAGATGgaataaagaagaatgaattattatatatgagggataaatattttaatttattatataatttaagaTTTGGATGTGAACATATGGAATCAAAGAATAAAGGTAATATAGGAATAGATAATCAttgtttgaatttttatcCATTATTGGAAAAGGTAAAATtagattcaaaaaattataagtgtaaatttgaattaacaAAAGAatggaaatatttgaatagtAAATTTCCAAATGAATGTAAAATAGGATCAAGAATAGGTGATTGTCATAAAAAGTTAAggaatgaaataaaatgtaGTAGAAAGCAAAATATTGGATGTACgattgatttatttttaacaaataactttattaaaccaataaatatagaaaagatATCAATACattttaatcaaatttctttattattaatgcatggtataaataaatatacaaaAGATTGGAATAAAGAAAGTGTAGAATCAATACGTGATataatatcaaatttaGTTTCAAGTaaagatttgaatttttactTAGAAAATGGAGTGAATGGAATATTAAAGGATAGATTATCGTTATTTATggatgaatatttaaaatatagtAATGATGATATATTGGAAGAAgcaaaagaattattttcatattcaGGAATATGGTTAGATACGCATTCAATACCATTGTTATGGAGATTAGCAATGTTTAGAATTGAGGATATACCATTATTTATAAGTAATTCAGATTTATTTAGTCGtatttttaagaataatatgtcatcatcaaataaatcatttagAGTAAAATTGAATAACAATATTTCAACAGAAGATCACTCTTTGAGAGATAAGTATGAAATTTCAACAAGTATTCCACTATATTGTCCTTTAGCTATTGGATATTTTTGGATTGATAAATTTATGTGGCAAATGTATAGATTTCCAGGATCTAATTTACAAACTATTTCACCTATTTCAGAATAG
- a CDS encoding hypothetical protein (plasmodium conserved protein), with product MFFSSGSFGESPFSTRNECNSSTRSSSISKSESNNTFNYFNNTNSDGIENRWNNNNNSLVTPSRRVSITTNNTTINSNNRNENMNRIQRMCLPVNISMILKSLESSPSVFKMFERRISSVTLVGWITHREILASRMIFRVSDGTGGIDARFDIDSETLGDEINSYLDNLREGTIVRLVGQVVPGKGDISTYISCYTVLKIEEMGEYAYYHSIEVAYVTNQFEQEIMENELNIKEENNTYLSPYTISTNNSNTNELMNEDFNLDLIKDINVPDDITNKTHQIVYKTLSYEIMNLKSEEKKSLGINKDHIIKILRPYYEPSTILSTISDLESKYAVIYETMDNHYCIL from the coding sequence ATGTTTTTCAGTAGTGGTAGTTTTGGAGAATCTCCATTTTCAACAAGAAATGAATGTAATTCAAGTACAAGAAGTAGTAGTATATCTAAAAgtgaatcaaataatacatttaattattttaataatacaaatagtGATGGCATAGAAAATCGttggaataataataataatagtttaGTAACACCATCCAGAAGAGTATCAATAAcaacaaataatacaacaattaatagtaataatagaaatgaaaatatgaaTAGAATACAAAGAATGTGTTTACCTGTAAATATATcaatgatattaaaaagtttaGAATCAAGTCCATCAGTTTTTAAGATGTTTGAAAGAAGAATAAGCTCAGTTACATTAGTTGGTTGGATAACACATAGAGAAATATTAGCTTCAAGAATGATATTTAGAGTATCTGATGGTACTGGTGGAATAGATGCAAGATTTGATATAGATTCAGAGACATTAGGGgatgaaataaatagttATTTAGATAATTTAAGAGAAGGAACAATTGTTAGATTAGTTGGTCAAGTAGTACCAGGTAAAGGAGATATTTCAACTTATATTAGTTGTTATACagtattaaaaattgaagaaatggGTGAATATGCATATTATCATTCAATAGAAGTAGCTTATGTAACTAATCAATTTGAGCAAGAAATAATGGagaatgaattaaatattaaagaagaaaataatacataTTTATCTCCTTATACAATTTCtactaataatagtaatacaaatgaattaatgaatgaagattttaatttagatttaataaaagatattaatgTACCAGATGatattactaataaaaCACATCAAATTGTATATAAAACTTTATCATatgaaataatgaatttaaaatcagaagaaaagaaatcGCTAggtattaataaagatcatataataaaaatactCAGACCATATTATGAACCAAGTACAATATTATCAACAATATCAGATTTAGAATCAAAATATGCTGTCATATATGAAACAATGGATAATCATTATTgtattttataa
- a CDS encoding G patch domain containing protein, giving the protein FIADIFKCKMSKNYFDKLNSGGLHSAIPFSSNIGINLLQKMGWTEGKGLGKEEVGMQECIQIKKKSDNLGLGAKVTRESSQDWSDWWKDAYNNVANKLSTNINDSRYEDLNSDDLSTDSEDESQSISSKSSKSSNSKKDKKKTKSKQKFESNVENITCKDDIIKVKKKTEKSDKKSKKSDKNKSKGNSV; this is encoded by the coding sequence ttTATAGctgatatatttaaatgtaaaatgtcaaagaattattttgataaattgaATAGTGGAGGATTACATTCAGCAATtccattttcttcaaatattggTATAAATTTGCTTCAAAAAATGGGTTGGACGGAAGGAAAAGGTCTTGGAAAAGAAGAAGTAGGAATGCAAGAAtgtattcaaataaaaaaaaagagtgATAATTTAGGACTTGGTGCAAAAGTTACAAGAGAATCTTCTCAAGATTGGTCAGATTGGTGGAAAGATGCATATAATAATGTTGCAAATAAATTGtcaacaaatattaatgattctAGATatgaagatttaaattcaGACGACCTTTCTACTGATAGTGAGGATGAAAGTCAATCAATTTCTAGCAAAAGTAGTAAATCTTCCAATTCAAAgaaagataaaaaaaaaacaaaatcaaaacaaaagtttgaatcaaatgttgaaaatatCACTTGTAAAGACgatataattaaagttaaaaagaaaactgAAAAATCTGATAAGAAAAGTAAAAAATCTGATAagaataaatcaaaagGCAACTCtgtttaa
- a CDS encoding serine/threonine kinase-1, translated as MDQRTKFRNGLNYINVNNKYNEISRNMSGNEYMNSYYVDDYVDLPQNNRKRTYYESRRTGIKHRKNEINNTYVGNRNIINNSNSGINTSRINLMPEYEYETLYVASTEKQLDNINYSNDGNSYYQKRYYGNNNNNINMNMNINTNNCDNNNDNNHDITNYGLKPGYNIMLHSKNVNNNINSNYYHKYYDNNEIKKRRGLSSASGMLKYKDIGINEYRSYDSRGSSITYYNNSNKKVRYSDDSLDYSQDNELSREYRNRNNNNNNNNSNNNNMNNNYHNNNNNNNNTNSDEIEHFQWYVGQYLTSRYRILDIIGEGTFGRVFECEDLKRKRKVAIKVIRDVQRYTSAAKIEAEILRDINMEDKFGEYSYCVMLYNAFLFNNSNMCLVFEKLGPSLFDFLDGNCSRGFFLADIQNISEQFLLALSFLRKMKLTHTDLKLENILFTDNNYIWVNAPRHPGALIRRPVRPEIRLIDFGAATYEHDYHGSVINTRQYRAPEVILDLGWDMSSDMWGFGCILMELYTGVLLFKTHEHMEHLAMIEKIIEPFPDYMLKKAYNSSKSGKKYVNRLKISNNNNHHPSEEYKYILNWPEGSSSNTSIKRVNDCRPLENLVHKKHIMLAKFIRYILRPDPNLRPTPEMALRHEFFRYKFEEEI; from the coding sequence atggaCCAAAGAACAAAATTCAGAAATGGATTAAACTAtattaatgttaataataaatataatgaaatatcCAGAAATATGAGTGGTAATGAATATATGAATAGCTATTATGTAGATGATTATGTAGATTTACCacaaaataatagaaaaagaacTTATTATGAAAGTAGAAGAACAGGAATTAAACATAGaaagaatgaaataaaCAATACATATGTTggaaatagaaatattattaataattcaaattctggTATTAATACTTCtagaataaatttaatgcCAGAGTATGAATATGAAACACTATATGTTGCATCAACAGAAAAACAATTAGacaatataaattatagTAATGATGGTAATAGTTACTAtcaaaaaagatattatggaaataataataacaatataaatatgaatatgaatataaatactaataattgtgataataataatgataacaATCATGATATAACAAATTATGGATTAAAACCTGGATATAATATTATGTTACATAGtaaaaatgttaataataatattaatagtaattattatcataagtattatgataataatgaaattaagaaaagaagaggaTTAAGTAGTGCAAGTGGAAtgttaaaatataaagatataggaattaatgaatatagATCATATGATTCTCGTGGTTCTTCAATTacatattataataattctaataaaaaagttaGATATTCAGATGATTCATTAGATTATTCTCaagataatgaattatcTAGAGAATATCGTAATAGAAATAacaacaataataataataatagtaataataataatatgaataataattatcataataataataataataataataatacaaattcaGATGAAATAGAACATTTTCAATGGTATGTTGGACAATATTTAACTTCAAGATATCGTATATTAGATATTATAGGAGAAGGTACTTTTGGAAGAGTTTTTGAATGTgaagatttaaaaagaaaaagaaaagttgCAATAAAGGTAATAAGAGATGTACAAAGATATACATCAGCAGCAAAAATTGAAGCAGAAATTCTTAGAGATATTAATATGGAAGATAAATTTGGTGAATATTCATATTGCGTTATGTTATATAAtgcatttttatttaataactcAAATATGTGTCTTGTATTTGAAAAACTTGGACCAagtttatttgattttttagATGGTAATTGTTCAAGAGGTTTCTTTCTTGCTGATATTCAGAATATTTCAGAACAATTTTTATTAGctttatcttttttaagaaagatgaaattaacTCATACTGATCTTAAACTTgagaatatattatttactgataataattatatatggGTAAATGCTCCAAGACATCCTGGTGCATTAATTAGAAGACCAGTACGTCCTGAAATTAGATTGATTGATTTTGGTGCAGCAACTTATGAACATGATTATCATGGTAGTGTTATTAATACAAGACAATATAGAGCTCCTGAAGTAATTTTAGATTTAGGATGGGATATGTCTAGTGATATGTGGGGTTTTGGTTGTATTCTAATGGAACTTTATACAGGTGtattactatttaaaaCACATGAACATATGGAACATTTAGCTATGATTGAAAAGATTATTGAACCATTTCCTGATTACATGCTTAAAAAAGCTTATAATAGTAGTAAATCTGGGAAGAAATATGTTAATAGATTAAAAAtcagtaataataataaccaCCACCCTAGTGAAgagtataaatatattttaaattggCCAGAAGGAAGTTCAAGCAATACTTCTATTAAAAGAGTTAATGACTGTAGACCTCTTGAGAATTTAGTACATAAAAAACATATTATGTTGGccaaatttattagataTATTTTGAGACCAGATCCTAATTTAAGACCTACCCCTGAAATGGCTCTAAGACATGAATTTTTCAGatataaatttgaagaagaaatttaa